In uncultured Bacteroides sp., the following proteins share a genomic window:
- a CDS encoding DarT ssDNA thymidine ADP-ribosyltransferase family protein: MIENKIDLKTALKLEFKTHVFYVSRIEKFTSVYATINDDVYLEIELSSRNFSYSESLHDRNLASMAGYIQSMFDISPNPDFVFKPRPIDNERYLMYRYIKSIFQIPNVNLIQFADDIEFGQFCANNGLEYCEQEWFKRLYIISSYNDSVDYLTKCSLIFQELYFPEGRYTSPMPSLHDADRMNQTYNFKNDFHDIYSILNVNGIARLYHFTDKANVDSIRKNGILSNENLEKKGIRAKYASGNDSRCIDKEMGLGNFLRLSFAKCHPMMYTSMTAYGLNPAIIEINPFVALMPDVFFSDRNALHNGANIGQHASDLREVKFSIIKSGVPYYNMSINDKMYYQAEILVRNRIGPELITDIITP, encoded by the coding sequence ATGATAGAAAATAAAATAGATCTTAAAACGGCATTAAAACTTGAGTTTAAAACTCATGTATTTTATGTTTCAAGGATTGAAAAATTTACTTCTGTTTATGCCACTATAAATGACGATGTGTACCTTGAAATAGAACTGTCGTCAAGAAATTTCTCGTATAGTGAGTCTCTTCATGACAGAAATCTAGCTTCCATGGCAGGATATATACAATCTATGTTCGATATCTCTCCAAATCCTGATTTTGTCTTTAAACCAAGACCGATCGATAATGAGCGATATTTAATGTATCGTTATATTAAAAGTATATTCCAAATACCAAATGTAAATCTGATTCAGTTTGCTGACGATATTGAATTTGGTCAATTTTGTGCCAATAATGGTCTTGAATATTGTGAACAAGAATGGTTTAAAAGACTCTACATCATTAGCAGTTATAATGACTCCGTTGATTATTTGACAAAATGTAGTTTGATATTTCAAGAACTATATTTCCCAGAAGGACGTTACACAAGTCCTATGCCTTCTCTTCATGATGCCGATAGAATGAATCAAACCTATAATTTTAAAAATGATTTCCATGATATATATAGCATACTGAATGTAAATGGAATTGCAAGGTTGTACCACTTTACAGATAAGGCTAATGTGGATTCAATTAGAAAGAATGGCATTCTATCAAATGAAAACCTCGAAAAGAAAGGTATTAGAGCAAAATATGCGTCAGGAAATGATTCTAGATGTATAGACAAAGAAATGGGATTGGGAAATTTCTTGCGTTTAAGTTTTGCGAAGTGTCATCCCATGATGTATACGTCAATGACAGCATATGGCCTAAATCCTGCTATTATAGAAATAAATCCATTCGTTGCTTTAATGCCTGATGTGTTTTTCTCTGATAGGAATGCATTACACAATGGCGCCAACATAGGTCAACATGCATCAGACCTTCGTGAAGTTAAGTTCTCTATAATTAAAAGTGGAGTACCATATTATAACATGTCAATAAATGACAAGATGTACTATCAAGCAGAAATACTTGTACGGAACAGAATAGGACCAGAGTTGATAACAGATATTATCACTCCATAA
- a CDS encoding PhzF family phenazine biosynthesis protein, which yields MKHRIYQVDAFSSEVFSGNPAAVCPLEKWLSDDIMQKIAMENNLTETAFYVRQGDQYEIRWFTPALEVDLCGHATLATAFVLFNFEGHKEDTIHFNSPRSDELSVSKNGELLTLNFPSDDFKEITLTDEITNGFDIKPITAFKGKTDYFLVFEKEVQIVNIKPNLKEISKLKGRGVIISAKGNNVDFVSRFFAPQSGIDEDPVTGSAHTTLTPYWSVKLNKKELSAIQLSARKGYLSCKYLGTRVEISGECKLYMAGEIYL from the coding sequence ATGAAACATAGAATATATCAGGTAGATGCATTTTCCAGCGAAGTTTTTTCAGGTAATCCTGCAGCAGTCTGCCCTTTGGAAAAGTGGCTGAGTGATGATATTATGCAGAAAATAGCAATGGAGAATAACCTTACCGAAACAGCCTTTTATGTGAGACAAGGTGACCAATACGAGATACGATGGTTTACTCCGGCTTTAGAAGTCGATTTATGCGGACATGCCACTCTTGCTACTGCTTTTGTTTTGTTCAATTTTGAAGGTCATAAGGAAGATACTATTCATTTCAATTCTCCCAGAAGTGATGAATTGTCTGTCAGTAAGAATGGAGAACTGCTAACTTTGAATTTTCCTTCCGATGACTTTAAAGAGATAACACTCACGGATGAAATAACAAATGGATTTGATATAAAACCAATAACCGCCTTTAAAGGTAAAACCGATTATTTCTTGGTCTTTGAAAAGGAGGTACAGATTGTGAATATAAAGCCCAATCTGAAAGAGATTTCAAAATTAAAGGGTAGGGGAGTAATCATTTCCGCAAAAGGAAACAATGTAGATTTTGTTTCAAGATTCTTCGCTCCACAGTCCGGCATTGATGAAGATCCGGTTACCGGTTCAGCTCACACAACGTTAACTCCTTACTGGTCGGTAAAACTAAATAAAAAGGAACTTTCTGCTATTCAGCTATCAGCCCGTAAAGGTTATCTTTCTTGCAAATACTTGGGGACACGAGTTGAAATTAGCGGAGAGTGTAAGTTGTATATGGCTGGGGAGATTTATTTGTAG
- a CDS encoding ATP-binding protein, whose product MAEYDFSTLNSSDLEELVCDLLNAQSEDRAIKYRTFKDGKDKGIDFLYSTREHEYEHVGQVKHFYRTGYKGLLTVLRNEELAKVQVLNPNKYIFATSVDLSVSNVQEIANLFNPYIKGLNDIYGKKDLNRLLELHDKILTNYYKLWFSDATVLSKILNSDLEFRSSLFTDSEFKRRLRIYVQTRIFREARKSLKKNKFIIITGQPGVGKTTLAEMLVYEYIKDDYKLSYIIDDIKDALRLLTNDNSKQIIYFDDFLGSNEVEINRAKGSETSLRKILRVITSLENKVLVFTTRSFLLNSAIVESENLNRFNIKAHESILQLNEYNENIKMEILKNHIEDSELKDEIKDFLRLNKTESFIISHNFSPRIVEFITNKDIVKDMGVVEYKDFLYSSINSPINIWEHAYNYQIKEDDRLLLNTLLSFGDSANINELKNAFQSRIDFEVQTNNKRKEILAFNKALRRLNEGFLIFKNNGTTVHFINPSLTDFLIAYIKTDYDEVMHIAKSVRYTSQLTKRLFSLSSGKEEMPIVLKERLLEDYSSFISNRNRDGDLIQLAMVIYKYINTHKGETVVCQIISEIDDWSSLHEDYSLNVYFREFLETIRGNTTISMIVEKRLVDILSDLTIGEDDILEAVDLLEDFIQNYNLNLRFLDTKLITEHFEELLSDYIYQEIDELKELITTEGEEGNKKTEILGLITRMNKLGLNINQSLEEFDKVDWYDVAVENEFKRQMEKDD is encoded by the coding sequence ATGGCTGAATATGATTTTTCAACACTAAATAGTTCTGATTTAGAAGAACTAGTTTGTGATCTACTTAATGCTCAATCAGAAGACAGAGCAATCAAATATCGAACATTTAAAGATGGTAAAGATAAGGGGATTGATTTTTTATATTCTACTAGAGAACATGAATATGAACACGTTGGTCAAGTGAAACATTTTTATAGGACAGGATACAAAGGATTATTAACAGTTTTAAGAAATGAAGAACTGGCAAAGGTCCAAGTTTTAAACCCGAATAAATATATTTTTGCAACGTCAGTTGATTTAAGTGTTTCGAACGTACAAGAAATAGCTAATTTGTTTAATCCATATATAAAAGGTTTAAATGATATTTATGGAAAAAAGGATTTGAATAGACTTTTAGAATTACATGATAAAATACTCACAAATTATTATAAACTTTGGTTTTCAGATGCTACGGTATTAAGCAAAATATTAAATTCTGATTTAGAGTTTAGATCTTCATTATTTACAGACTCAGAATTTAAAAGAAGATTAAGAATATATGTTCAGACACGTATTTTTAGGGAAGCTAGAAAATCATTAAAAAAGAATAAGTTTATTATAATTACTGGGCAGCCAGGAGTCGGAAAAACTACTTTAGCAGAAATGTTGGTTTATGAATATATAAAAGATGATTATAAACTTTCTTATATTATTGATGATATAAAAGATGCTTTAAGGTTACTCACTAATGATAATTCAAAACAAATTATATATTTTGATGATTTCTTAGGTAGTAATGAAGTTGAGATAAATAGGGCTAAAGGTAGTGAAACTTCTTTACGTAAGATCTTGAGGGTGATCACTAGTCTGGAAAATAAAGTATTAGTATTTACAACAAGGTCATTCCTTTTAAATTCAGCAATTGTCGAATCGGAAAATTTGAATCGATTTAATATAAAAGCTCATGAAAGTATTCTTCAACTTAATGAGTACAATGAAAATATAAAAATGGAAATATTAAAAAATCATATTGAAGATTCAGAATTGAAAGACGAAATAAAAGATTTTTTAAGATTAAACAAAACAGAATCATTTATAATAAGTCATAACTTCTCTCCTAGAATTGTAGAGTTTATTACTAATAAAGATATTGTAAAGGATATGGGGGTTGTTGAATACAAGGATTTTTTATATTCAAGTATTAACTCACCTATTAATATATGGGAACATGCGTATAATTATCAAATAAAAGAAGATGATAGACTCTTACTTAATACTTTGTTAAGTTTTGGAGATTCAGCCAACATAAATGAATTAAAAAATGCATTTCAAAGTAGAATTGATTTTGAAGTACAAACCAATAATAAGCGCAAAGAAATATTGGCATTTAATAAAGCTTTAAGAAGATTGAATGAAGGATTTCTTATTTTTAAAAATAATGGTACAACAGTTCATTTTATTAACCCTTCTTTAACAGATTTTTTAATTGCGTATATAAAGACTGATTATGATGAAGTAATGCATATTGCTAAATCTGTTAGATATACTTCTCAGCTAACTAAAAGATTATTTTCTTTATCAAGTGGAAAGGAAGAAATGCCTATTGTATTAAAAGAAAGATTGCTTGAAGACTATTCTTCTTTTATATCCAACAGGAATCGTGATGGTGACTTAATCCAACTGGCAATGGTTATTTATAAGTATATAAATACGCATAAAGGGGAAACAGTCGTTTGCCAAATAATAAGTGAAATTGATGATTGGAGTTCATTACACGAAGATTATTCATTAAATGTATATTTTAGAGAATTTCTTGAGACAATTAGAGGAAATACTACAATTAGTATGATAGTTGAAAAAAGGTTGGTTGATATATTATCAGATTTGACTATTGGTGAAGATGATATTTTAGAGGCTGTAGACCTTTTGGAAGATTTTATTCAGAATTATAATCTTAACTTAAGGTTTTTAGATACAAAATTGATTACTGAGCATTTTGAAGAATTATTATCAGATTATATATACCAAGAAATAGATGAATTAAAAGAATTAATAACAACAGAAGGAGAAGAAGGCAATAAAAAAACAGAAATATTAGGTTTAATAACTAGAATGAATAAATTAGGACTGAATATTAATCAATCTTTAGAAGAATTTGATAAAGTTGATTGGTACGATGTTGCTGTAGAAAATGAATTCAAAAGACAAATGGAAAAAGATGATTAA
- a CDS encoding glycoside hydrolase family 127 protein — protein sequence MALPAQEKALMNTSKSKYAQLTNVDLSAVKWTNGFWGDRFRVCKDTMLISMWNTWNAPEISHGFRNFEVAAGVCPGEHWGPPFHDGDFYKWLEGVAAVYAVNKDPKLDALMDKAVAVIVKAQREDGYIHTPVIIEEKNKGVDSHKAHKETVIGTKVGGANEVGAFANRLNFETYNLGHLMMAGCVHYRATGKKTLFNAAIKATDFLCYFYETASAELARNAICPSHYMGVVEMYRATGNPRYLELAKNLINIRGMVKNGTDDNQDRVPFRDQKTAMGHAVRANYLYAGVADVYAETGEKVLMDNLESIWKDIVTRKMYVTGACGALYDGTSPDGTCYEPDSIQKVHQSYGRAYQLPNSTAHNESCANIGNMLFNWRMLQTTGEEKYADVMETALYNSVLSNVSLDGKRFFYTNPLRLSKDFPYTLRWPRERQSYISCFCCPPNTMRTLCEAQNYAYSISQKGVWFNLYGGNQLDTKLTDGSALKLTQISDYPWDGKVVTTVDRVASKSAFSMNFRIPEWCEKATLTVNGKPVDTDVSAGKYAEVNRVWKKGDVVELNLAMTVKLMESNPLVEETRNQTVVKRGPLVYCLESMDVEGGQSIDNVLIPANIQLTPNKIIIDGSPIVALDGEAQLMNEGSWKGTLYKQVSDSSKKVKIRLIPYYAWGNRGKADMTVWMPLAR from the coding sequence ATGGCTTTGCCGGCACAGGAAAAAGCCTTAATGAATACCTCGAAAAGTAAGTATGCACAACTTACCAATGTTGATTTGTCGGCTGTGAAGTGGACAAACGGCTTTTGGGGTGATAGATTCCGCGTTTGCAAAGACACTATGCTTATCAGCATGTGGAATACATGGAATGCTCCTGAGATTTCGCATGGCTTCCGTAACTTTGAAGTGGCTGCCGGTGTGTGTCCGGGTGAGCATTGGGGACCTCCTTTCCACGATGGTGATTTTTATAAATGGCTGGAAGGTGTGGCTGCTGTTTATGCGGTAAATAAAGATCCGAAACTGGATGCGCTGATGGATAAGGCTGTTGCTGTTATCGTGAAGGCGCAACGCGAAGATGGATATATTCATACTCCGGTTATTATCGAAGAAAAAAATAAAGGTGTTGACTCTCACAAGGCTCACAAAGAGACTGTTATTGGAACAAAAGTGGGTGGCGCCAATGAAGTGGGTGCTTTTGCTAACCGCCTGAACTTTGAAACTTATAATCTTGGTCACTTGATGATGGCTGGTTGCGTACATTACAGAGCTACCGGAAAGAAGACTTTGTTCAACGCTGCTATTAAGGCAACCGATTTTCTTTGTTACTTCTACGAAACTGCTTCGGCTGAACTTGCCCGCAATGCTATATGTCCTTCTCACTACATGGGTGTGGTTGAGATGTATCGTGCAACAGGCAATCCTCGTTACCTGGAACTTGCAAAGAACCTGATTAATATTCGTGGTATGGTGAAGAATGGTACTGATGATAATCAGGATCGTGTTCCTTTCCGCGACCAGAAAACGGCAATGGGGCATGCTGTTCGTGCAAATTATTTGTATGCCGGTGTAGCTGATGTGTATGCTGAAACAGGTGAAAAGGTTCTGATGGATAATCTGGAATCTATCTGGAAGGATATTGTTACCCGAAAGATGTATGTAACAGGTGCTTGTGGTGCTTTGTATGATGGTACTTCTCCTGACGGTACTTGCTACGAACCGGATTCTATTCAAAAGGTGCACCAGTCTTACGGACGTGCATACCAATTACCTAACAGCACGGCTCACAACGAGTCATGCGCGAATATTGGTAACATGCTTTTCAACTGGCGTATGTTGCAGACTACCGGTGAAGAGAAGTATGCAGATGTGATGGAGACTGCTCTTTATAATAGCGTTTTGTCTAATGTCAGTTTGGATGGAAAGAGATTCTTCTACACCAATCCGTTGCGTTTGTCGAAAGATTTCCCTTATACACTGAGATGGCCAAGAGAGCGCCAGTCATACATCAGTTGTTTCTGCTGTCCTCCAAACACAATGCGTACTTTGTGCGAAGCTCAGAATTATGCATATAGTATTTCACAAAAAGGGGTATGGTTCAACTTATACGGTGGCAACCAGCTTGACACCAAACTTACTGATGGTTCTGCTTTGAAACTGACTCAGATTTCTGATTATCCATGGGATGGTAAAGTGGTAACAACTGTTGATCGCGTTGCTTCAAAAAGTGCATTCTCTATGAATTTCCGTATTCCTGAATGGTGCGAAAAAGCTACTTTGACTGTTAATGGCAAACCAGTGGATACTGATGTGTCTGCCGGAAAATATGCAGAGGTGAATAGAGTATGGAAGAAGGGTGATGTTGTAGAACTGAATCTTGCCATGACTGTGAAACTGATGGAGTCTAATCCGTTGGTGGAAGAGACTCGTAACCAGACTGTGGTAAAACGCGGACCGCTGGTTTACTGTCTTGAATCTATGGATGTGGAAGGCGGACAATCTATTGATAATGTATTGATTCCTGCAAATATTCAACTTACTCCGAATAAGATTATCATTGATGGTAGCCCGATTGTGGCTTTGGATGGTGAAGCTCAACTGATGAACGAGGGTTCATGGAAGGGTACTCTTTACAAACAGGTATCTGATTCTTCAAAGAAAGTGAAAATCCGCTTGATTCCTTATTATGCATGGGGTAACCGCGGTAAGGCGGATATGACTGTATGGATGCCACTGGCACGATAA
- a CDS encoding right-handed parallel beta-helix repeat-containing protein, producing MKRIPFLLLILFLGITKAFSADIWVSVHGNDRNNGTQASPKATLAGALRQARELRRLKDESVKGGIHIYMQGGTYSVYEPVFIRPEDSGTKESPTVIEPVKGEKVIISGGTSLTGWQKAGHVNGLPAAAKGKVWVTDVPDFNGRTADFRQLWINGKKAVRARNVADFKQMARIVNNDTENEILWVPARSVKAIMNARHAELVLHEMWAVANLRIKSIKVQGDSAGIKFCNPESRIQFEHPWPRPMLGKGVNSAFYLTNAIELLDQPGEWYYDNRTSRLYYYPREGENMKTVSAVVPALETLVQVEGTVDRPVSNIRFEGINFNYTTWMRPSEKGHVPLQAGMYMLDAYTLNPKQVRDDNNHKLDNQGWIGRPPAAVQVQGANNIAFANCNFEHLGSCGLDFVEAAQHVSVEGSIFRDIAGNGLQTGKFNDPSFESHLPYDPADSRVLCADQLIANNYFTDVTNEDWGCVAICAGFVRDVTIQHNEISYVSYTGINMGWGWTQTVNCMRNNKVIANNIHHYAIHMHDVAGIYTLSAQPKTVVAENYVHDIVLSPYAHDPNHWFYLYTDEGSSFIEVKDNWCDKEKFLKNANGPGNVWTNNGPMVADSIRNRAGLQSDYLYLLKK from the coding sequence ATGAAACGTATTCCATTTCTCCTGCTTATTCTCTTTTTAGGGATAACAAAGGCTTTTTCGGCTGATATATGGGTTTCCGTGCATGGTAATGACCGCAACAACGGAACTCAGGCTTCACCGAAAGCTACACTTGCGGGAGCATTGAGACAGGCACGTGAACTCAGAAGATTGAAGGATGAGTCGGTTAAGGGTGGTATTCATATTTATATGCAGGGCGGTACTTACTCTGTATACGAACCGGTCTTTATCCGTCCCGAAGATTCGGGCACGAAAGAATCGCCTACGGTTATTGAGCCGGTAAAAGGTGAAAAGGTAATTATTAGTGGTGGTACATCACTTACTGGATGGCAAAAGGCAGGACATGTAAATGGTTTGCCTGCTGCAGCAAAAGGAAAAGTCTGGGTAACAGATGTTCCTGACTTTAACGGGAGAACGGCTGATTTCCGTCAGTTGTGGATAAACGGAAAGAAAGCTGTTCGTGCCCGTAATGTTGCCGACTTTAAACAGATGGCACGAATTGTGAATAATGATACGGAGAATGAAATTCTTTGGGTGCCTGCCCGCTCGGTAAAGGCGATAATGAATGCTCGTCATGCTGAGTTGGTGCTTCACGAGATGTGGGCGGTTGCCAATCTTCGCATCAAGTCTATCAAGGTGCAGGGTGATTCTGCCGGAATTAAATTCTGTAACCCCGAAAGCCGCATTCAGTTTGAACATCCCTGGCCGAGACCTATGTTGGGCAAAGGGGTGAACTCTGCTTTCTATCTGACTAATGCCATTGAACTACTCGACCAACCGGGTGAATGGTATTATGATAACAGAACCAGCCGACTTTATTATTATCCGCGTGAAGGGGAGAACATGAAGACGGTTTCGGCTGTGGTTCCTGCTTTGGAAACTTTGGTTCAGGTGGAAGGAACTGTTGATCGTCCGGTTTCAAACATTCGCTTTGAAGGGATCAACTTTAATTATACTACATGGATGCGTCCGTCTGAAAAAGGACATGTGCCTTTGCAGGCCGGAATGTATATGCTGGATGCTTATACGTTGAATCCAAAACAGGTGCGTGATGATAATAATCACAAACTGGATAATCAGGGATGGATTGGTCGTCCGCCTGCTGCCGTTCAGGTGCAGGGTGCAAACAATATTGCTTTTGCTAATTGTAATTTTGAACACTTAGGTTCTTGCGGGCTCGACTTTGTTGAGGCTGCTCAGCATGTAAGTGTGGAAGGTTCTATCTTCAGAGATATTGCCGGTAATGGTTTGCAGACTGGTAAGTTTAACGATCCTTCGTTTGAATCGCACTTGCCGTATGATCCTGCAGATAGCCGGGTGCTTTGTGCCGATCAGCTGATTGCCAACAATTACTTTACGGATGTAACAAACGAGGACTGGGGATGTGTGGCTATCTGTGCGGGTTTTGTAAGAGATGTAACCATTCAGCATAATGAAATCAGTTATGTGTCATACACCGGAATTAACATGGGATGGGGATGGACGCAGACTGTGAATTGCATGCGTAACAATAAGGTGATTGCAAATAACATTCATCATTACGCTATTCACATGCACGATGTGGCCGGTATCTACACGCTTTCTGCTCAGCCAAAAACGGTGGTTGCCGAGAATTACGTGCATGATATTGTTCTTTCTCCTTATGCGCACGATCCTAATCACTGGTTTTATTTATATACCGACGAAGGTTCTTCGTTCATTGAGGTAAAAGATAACTGGTGCGACAAGGAGAAATTCCTGAAGAATGCCAACGGTCCGGGTAATGTGTGGACAAATAATGGTCCGATGGTGGCGGATAGTATTCGTAATCGTGCGGGATTGCAGTCGGATTACCTATATTTGTTGAAAAAATAA
- a CDS encoding GH116 family glycosyl hydrolase — protein MKRNFILILLIVLSVSSMKAQKATWIWYPGDYEIWLGNNMNNNRTERGAFFPPFWKMDSHYVLVEFSKKLNLFKPEEITIAVEGRYNVKLDGKLLFGAPKTLIIPEGKHSLNIKVHNQATVPAIYVSGKTIFSDQSWKVTYEDKEWIDESGKASDTSATTYMDASSWNFNDPAQLPSQFKLNTEPKNSVSVVPQTQGVLVDFGKETFGYVKLEQLKGNGKVNIFYGESKEEAMSTGSCETLDRFEVNNAEAKDYTVQGSKAFRYVYIVTDPGVSFAKASMLYESLPETYRGSFRCSDPEINKIWDVAAYTMHLTTREFFIDGIKRDRWVWSGDAIQSYLMNYYLFFDAHTVGRTINLLRGKDPVTSHINTIMDYTFYWFMSVYDYYQYTGDRHFIQQLYPKMASMMDYVLGRTNKDGMVEGMTGDWVFVDWADGYMDKHGELSFEQILYCKSLQTMALCADLTGNEQDKAKYDKLYSSLKSKLEPAFWNNEKQGFVHNRLNGKQSEAVTRYANMFGVLFDYLDNQKKQEVKKSVLMNNSIMKISTPYMRFYELESLCALGEQKAVTKEIKDYWGGMLKLGATSFWEKYNPEDKGSKHYAMYGRPFGKSLCHAWGSSPIYLLGKYYLGVKPIKPGYSEFAINPSLGGLKWIEGTVPTPKGGIHVYMDTKTIKVKAGEGKGYLTFVSKTKPKASAGVVEKVSQNEYRLLIEGNEKEVTVSYRN, from the coding sequence ATGAAACGTAATTTTATATTAATCCTTTTAATAGTTCTTTCTGTTTCTTCAATGAAAGCACAAAAAGCTACATGGATTTGGTATCCGGGCGATTATGAAATATGGCTGGGTAATAATATGAACAATAACAGAACGGAGAGGGGAGCTTTCTTTCCTCCTTTCTGGAAAATGGATAGTCACTATGTATTGGTGGAGTTCTCAAAGAAGCTGAATTTGTTTAAACCGGAAGAGATTACTATTGCCGTTGAAGGTCGTTACAATGTGAAGCTTGACGGTAAACTTCTGTTTGGTGCTCCTAAAACATTAATTATTCCTGAGGGAAAGCATAGTTTGAATATAAAGGTGCACAATCAGGCAACAGTTCCAGCTATTTATGTATCAGGTAAAACAATCTTCTCTGATCAGTCATGGAAGGTGACTTACGAAGATAAGGAGTGGATTGATGAATCGGGTAAGGCATCGGATACTTCGGCCACAACCTACATGGATGCTTCGAGCTGGAATTTTAATGATCCTGCTCAGTTGCCTTCTCAGTTTAAGTTGAATACCGAACCAAAGAATTCGGTTTCTGTTGTTCCACAGACACAAGGTGTGTTAGTGGACTTTGGCAAGGAGACTTTTGGTTATGTTAAGCTTGAACAGCTTAAAGGTAACGGAAAAGTGAACATCTTCTACGGAGAATCTAAGGAGGAGGCAATGAGCACTGGTTCTTGTGAAACGCTTGATCGTTTTGAAGTAAACAATGCTGAGGCTAAAGATTATACTGTTCAGGGTTCAAAGGCTTTCAGATATGTATATATCGTAACTGATCCGGGAGTGAGCTTTGCAAAAGCATCTATGCTTTACGAATCTCTTCCGGAAACTTATCGTGGTTCTTTCCGTTGCAGTGATCCTGAGATTAACAAAATATGGGATGTGGCTGCTTACACAATGCATCTTACTACCCGTGAATTCTTTATTGACGGTATAAAACGTGACCGTTGGGTGTGGAGTGGCGATGCCATTCAGAGTTATCTGATGAACTATTACCTGTTCTTCGATGCTCACACTGTAGGGCGTACTATCAACTTGCTTCGTGGTAAAGATCCCGTGACTTCTCACATCAACACTATCATGGATTATACTTTCTACTGGTTTATGAGTGTGTATGATTATTATCAGTATACCGGCGACCGTCATTTTATTCAGCAGCTTTATCCAAAAATGGCTAGCATGATGGATTATGTGCTTGGAAGAACCAACAAAGACGGTATGGTTGAAGGTATGACCGGCGACTGGGTTTTTGTGGACTGGGCGGATGGTTATATGGATAAGCACGGCGAACTGAGCTTTGAACAGATATTGTACTGCAAGAGTCTGCAAACAATGGCGCTTTGTGCAGATCTTACCGGAAATGAGCAAGATAAGGCTAAGTATGACAAACTGTACTCTTCTCTTAAATCGAAACTGGAACCTGCTTTCTGGAATAACGAGAAACAGGGATTCGTTCATAACCGACTGAATGGTAAGCAGAGTGAGGCAGTTACCCGCTATGCAAATATGTTCGGTGTGTTATTCGATTATCTGGATAATCAGAAGAAACAGGAAGTTAAGAAGTCTGTCCTGATGAATAATTCTATCATGAAAATATCAACGCCGTATATGCGTTTCTATGAACTGGAATCTCTTTGTGCTCTTGGTGAACAGAAGGCTGTAACGAAAGAAATTAAGGATTACTGGGGTGGAATGCTCAAACTGGGTGCTACTTCTTTCTGGGAAAAATATAATCCGGAGGATAAGGGCAGCAAGCATTATGCAATGTATGGTCGTCCATTCGGCAAGAGTCTTTGCCATGCATGGGGATCAAGTCCTATCTATCTGTTAGGTAAGTATTATCTTGGTGTGAAACCAATTAAACCTGGATATAGTGAGTTCGCCATCAATCCTTCTCTGGGTGGATTAAAATGGATTGAAGGAACAGTTCCTACTCCTAAAGGGGGTATTCATGTGTATATGGATACAAAGACCATAAAGGTAAAAGCAGGAGAGGGAAAAGGTTATCTTACTTTTGTAAGTAAGACTAAACCAAAAGCTTCTGCCGGAGTGGTTGAGAAGGTGTCTCAGAATGAATATCGCCTGTTAATAGAAGGTAATGAAAAAGAGGTAACAGTGAGTTACCGGAATTAG